In Actinomycetota bacterium, a single window of DNA contains:
- a CDS encoding transposase, translated as WLWTSDPAAATADIDRVWQAFLRRFDLEHTFRFFKQALGWTTPKLRDPDAADRWTWLVIAAHTQLRLARDLTLDLRRPWERPCQPGRLTPARVRRGFRRIRPKITLPASAPKPSRPGPGRPPGVPNQRRAPRHDVGKIAKRARTPKAHQQTRG; from the coding sequence TGGCTGTGGACCAGTGACCCGGCCGCCGCCACCGCCGACATCGACCGGGTCTGGCAGGCCTTCCTCCGCCGCTTTGACCTCGAACACACCTTCAGGTTCTTCAAGCAGGCCCTCGGGTGGACGACCCCCAAGCTGCGTGACCCCGACGCCGCCGACCGCTGGACCTGGCTGGTCATCGCCGCGCACACCCAACTGCGTCTGGCTCGTGACCTGACCCTCGACCTGCGCCGACCGTGGGAGCGGCCCTGCCAACCCGGGCGGCTGACCCCCGCCCGGGTCCGCCGCGGATTTCGCCGCATCCGACCGAAGATCACCCTCCCGGCCAGCGCTCCGAAACCCAGCCGACCCGGCCCCGGGCGCCCGCCCGGCGTCCCCAACCAGCGCCGCGCTCCCCGCCACGACGTCGGCAAAATCGCCAAACGCGCCCGCACCCCGAAGGCTCATCAACAGACCAGGGGTTAA